The Physeter macrocephalus isolate SW-GA unplaced genomic scaffold, ASM283717v5 random_310, whole genome shotgun sequence genome contains a region encoding:
- the ART1 gene encoding GPI-linked NAD(P)(+)--arginine ADP-ribosyltransferase 1 produces MQTPAMMSLLLVSMGLMEALQAQSHPITRRDLFSRETPLDMALASFDDQYAGCATAMAAALPDLNRTEFQTNKVYANVWAQASSQWQERQAWGPKWGLSPTRLPPPAGFREEHGVALLAYTANSPLHKEFNAAVREAGRSRAHYLHHFSFKTLHFLLTEALQLLGRGQRPPQCRQVFRGVQGLRFRPAGPGATVRLGGFASASLQNAAAQQFGEDTFFGIWTCLGAPIKGYSFFPGEEEVLIPPFETFQVINASRPAQGPARIYLRALGQRSTYNCEYIKDKQCKSRPCRLDNSAMGQGPLSAVWSLLLLLWFLVGEAFPESPGLL; encoded by the exons ATGCAGACCCCTGCCATGATGTCTCTGCTGCTCGTGTCCATGGGCCTCATGGAAGCACTTCAG GCCCAGAGCCACCCCATCACACGACGGGACCTCTTCTCTCGAGAAACGCCCCTGGACATGGCCCTGGCCTCCTTTGACGACCAGTATGCTGGCTGTGCCACAGCCATGGCGGCGGCTCTCCCAGATCTCAACCGCACGGAGTTCCAGACCAACAAAGTGTACGCCAATGTCTGGGCTCAGGCAAGCAGCCAGTGGCAGGAGCGCCAggcctgggggcccaagtggggcCTCAGCCCTACCCGTCTGCCCCCGCCCGCGGGCTTCCGAGAAGAGCACGGGGTGGCCCTCCTGGCCTACACGGCTAACAGCCCCCTGCACAAAGAATTCAACGCGGCCGTGCGCGAGGCTGGCCGCTCCCGGGCCCACTACCTCCACCACTTCTCCTTCAAGACACTCCACTTCCTGCTGACCGAGGCCCTGCAGCTGCTGGGCAGGGGCCAGCGTCCACCCCAGTGCCGCCAGGTGTTCCGAGGGGTGCAGGGCCTGCGCTTCCGGCCAGCGGGGCCCGGGGCCACCGTCAGGCTGGGGGGCTTTGCCTCTGCATCCCTGCAGAATGCTGCAGCCCAGCAGTTTGGGGAAGACACCTTCTTTGGCATCTGGACCTGCCTCGGGGCCCCTATCAAGGGCTACTCCTTTTTCCCCGGGGAGGAGGAGGTGCTGATCCCTCCCTTCGAGACCTTCCAGGTGATCAATGCCAGCAGACCGGCCCAGGGCCCCGCCCGCATCTACCTCCGGGCCCTGGGCCAGCGCAGCACATACAACTGCGAGTACATCAAAG ACAAGCAGTGCAAGTCAAGGCCCTGCCGTCTGGATAACTCAG CCATGGGTCAGGGCCCCCTTTCTGCAGTCTGGTCCCTTCTACTGCTGCTCTGGTTCCTTGTTGGAGAAGCCTTTCCAGAGAGTCCAGGACTCCTCTAA
- the ART5 gene encoding ecto-ADP-ribosyltransferase 5 isoform X3: MMLVALLIALSCLGIHTLNGILIYAPWQAQNVSIQNLSLAPNTFDDAYVGCLEEMEEKAVHLLAEEMANHTRLRESWETAQKAWEQRCPGLSLPPGFKTQHGIAIMVYTNSSNPLYRELNQAVRTGGDSREFYMQHFPFKALHFYLTRALQLLRGSRDCSREPGQEREVLIPPHEVFLVTNFSQDGARNLVTLSSNNQMCSHFNCAYLGAKKRPSCESVPTGGQADSLSKGAFSLLSSKALPLASWGFQLLGAVL, translated from the exons ATGATGTTGGTGGCTCTGTTGATCGCCCTTAGCTGCCTTGGCATCCACACCCTCAACGGCATCCTCATTTACGCCCCCTGGCAG GCCCAGAATGTTTCCATCCAGAACCTGAGCCTGGCTCCAAACACCTTTGATGATGCCTATGTGGGCTGcttggaggagatggaggagaaggCAGTCCATCTGCTAGCGGAGGAGATGGCTAACCATACCAGGCTGCGGGAGTCCTGGGAGACAGCCCAGAAGGCCTGGGAGCAAAGGTGTCCAGGGCTCAGCCTGCCTCCTGGCTTCAAAACCCAGCACGGAATCGCCATCATGGTCTACACCAACTCATCCAACCCTTTATACCGGGAGCTGAACCAGGCTGTGCGGACAGGCGGTGACTCCAGGGAGTTCTACATGCAGCACTTCCCCTTCAAGGCCCTGCATTTCTACCTGACCCGGGCCCTGCAGCTGCTGCGGGGCAGTAGGGACTGCAGCAGGGAACCTGGGCAG GAGCGTGAGGTGCTGATCCCCCCGCATGAAGTCTTCTTAGTCACCAATTTCTCCCAGGATGGAGCCCGGAACCTGGTGACTCTCTCCAGCAATAATCAGATGTGCAGCCACTTTAACTGCGCCTATCTGGGTG CGAAGAAGAGGCCGAGCTGTGAGTCTGTGCCAA caGGAGGACAGGCTGACTCACTCTCCAAAGGGgccttctctctgctctcctcgAAGGCCCTGCCCTTGGCCTCTTGGGGGTTCCAGCTCTTAGGAGCTGTGCTCTGA
- the ART5 gene encoding ecto-ADP-ribosyltransferase 5 isoform X1 has translation MMLVALLIALSCLGIHTLNGILIYAPWQAQNVSIQNLSLAPNTFDDAYVGCLEEMEEKAVHLLAEEMANHTRLRESWETAQKAWEQRCPGLSLPPGFKTQHGIAIMVYTNSSNPLYRELNQAVRTGGDSREFYMQHFPFKALHFYLTRALQLLRGSRDCSREPGQVVFRGVGTIRFEPKELGGSVRLGQFTSSSLDEAVARRFGNATFFSLRTCFGAPIQALSVFPKEREVLIPPHEVFLVTNFSQDGARNLVTLSSNNQMCSHFNCAYLGAKKRPSCESVPTGGQADSLSKGAFSLLSSKALPLASWGFQLLGAVL, from the exons ATGATGTTGGTGGCTCTGTTGATCGCCCTTAGCTGCCTTGGCATCCACACCCTCAACGGCATCCTCATTTACGCCCCCTGGCAG GCCCAGAATGTTTCCATCCAGAACCTGAGCCTGGCTCCAAACACCTTTGATGATGCCTATGTGGGCTGcttggaggagatggaggagaaggCAGTCCATCTGCTAGCGGAGGAGATGGCTAACCATACCAGGCTGCGGGAGTCCTGGGAGACAGCCCAGAAGGCCTGGGAGCAAAGGTGTCCAGGGCTCAGCCTGCCTCCTGGCTTCAAAACCCAGCACGGAATCGCCATCATGGTCTACACCAACTCATCCAACCCTTTATACCGGGAGCTGAACCAGGCTGTGCGGACAGGCGGTGACTCCAGGGAGTTCTACATGCAGCACTTCCCCTTCAAGGCCCTGCATTTCTACCTGACCCGGGCCCTGCAGCTGCTGCGGGGCAGTAGGGACTGCAGCAGGGAACCTGGGCAGGTGGTGTTCCGAGGCGTGGGCACCATTCGATTTGAACCCAAGGAGCTGGGGGGCTCTGTCCGCTTAGGCCAGTTTACCTCCAGCTCCCTGGATGAGGCAGTGGCCCGCAGATTTGGTAATGCCACCTTCTTCTCTCTAAGGACTTGCTTTGGGGCCCCGATCCAAGCCCTGTCTGTCTTTCCCAAGGAGCGTGAGGTGCTGATCCCCCCGCATGAAGTCTTCTTAGTCACCAATTTCTCCCAGGATGGAGCCCGGAACCTGGTGACTCTCTCCAGCAATAATCAGATGTGCAGCCACTTTAACTGCGCCTATCTGGGTG CGAAGAAGAGGCCGAGCTGTGAGTCTGTGCCAA caGGAGGACAGGCTGACTCACTCTCCAAAGGGgccttctctctgctctcctcgAAGGCCCTGCCCTTGGCCTCTTGGGGGTTCCAGCTCTTAGGAGCTGTGCTCTGA
- the LOC102993620 gene encoding LOW QUALITY PROTEIN: short transient receptor potential channel 2-like (The sequence of the model RefSeq protein was modified relative to this genomic sequence to represent the inferred CDS: inserted 4 bases in 3 codons; deleted 2 bases in 2 codons; substituted 3 bases at 3 genomic stop codons), with protein sequence MDRLMPQPKRTEIVNRKLKFPPPLLGAIXDLVXQLLELQVEATNGGPGGPLQNVEEAEDCSWREALNLAIRLGHEAITDVLLASVKFDFRQIHKALLVAVDTNQPAVVRRLLAWLEWEKGHKVDRRSFSLAFFDSSVDGPRFAPGVTPLALACQKDLYEIAQLLMDQGHSIARPHPVSXACLECSNTCCYDLLQFSLSRINTCRGIASCAHLSLASEDAMLAAFQLSCELRRLAHKEPEFKPEYIALESLSQDYGFELLGMCRNQSEVTAVLDDLGEDSKTEPKAEGPDQAFEESIPNLAWLRLAITYNQKWFVAPPICQQVLSSIWRGNLAGWHGSTTIWKLFVSFLIFLTTPFLCLGHWLAPKSRLGRLTKIPVLKFLLHSASYLWFRIFLLGESLVMETQLSTFRGRSQSIWETSLHMVWVAGFLWFECKEVWIEGLCSYLLDWWNILDMAVLSLYLAAFALLAGLAHRHCRDAPDGAACRYFTSAERSERRTEDHQFLAEVLFXFTRLAYILPAHESLGTLQISDGRMLDDMIRFMFILTIILTAFLCGLNNVYVPXQETERLGNFNETFQFLCWTMFGMEEHSVVDMPQFLLPEFVGRALYGIFTIVIVXVLLNMLIAMITNSFQKIEMRELRDAADMEWKFACSKLYLFYFREGLTLPLPFNILPSPKATFYLLRSIFLYICCCCSCCKTKKPDSPPVPTFANPGAGAGPGEEERGSYWLHVIKALVQRYIETAWREFEETRRKDLGNRLTELTKTVSRLQSEVAGVQRTLVEGRLRRPPDGASILHRSITRVCNSFHNLGPPIPETPELTVPGIVGTQVSSETGFQDTGRARTPASGESGPSSPAHVLGHRKPESKGAGDVPQEEDLGTKEGS encoded by the exons CCTCAGCCTAAACGGACCGAGATCGTGAACAGAAAGCTGAAGTTCCCACCTCCGCTGCTGGGTGCCAT GGACCTGGTGTAGCAGCTGCTGGAGTTGCAGGTTGAGGCCACAAACGGCGGGCCAGGCGGGCCCCTGCAGAATGTGGAGGAGGCTGAGGACTGCTCCTGGAGGGAGGCCCTCAATCTGGCCATCCGCCTGGGCCATGAGGCAATCACTGATGTGCTGTTGGCCAGTGTCAAGTTCGACTTCCGGCAGATCCACAAGGCCCTGCTGGTGGCTGTGGACACAAACCAGCCGGCAGTGGTGCGTCGCCTCCTGGCCTGGCTGGAATGGGAGAAGGGCCACAAGGTGGACAGAAGGTCTTTCTCACTGGCCTTCTTTGACTCATCAGTCGATGGCCCCCGCTTTGCCCCTGGTGTCACACCCCTCGCCCTGGCCTGCCAGAAGGACCTGTATGAGATCGCCCAGCTGCTCATGGACCAGGGCCACAGCATCGCCCGGCCCCACCCCGTCTCCTGAGCCTGCCTCGAGTGCAGCAACACATGCTGCTACGATCTGCTCCAGTTCTCCCTGTCCCGCATCAACACCTGCCGTGGCATTGCCAGCTGCGCCCACCTCTCACTGGCCAGCGAGGACGCCATGCTGGCTGCCTTCCAGCTCAGCTGCGAGCTCAGGCGCCTTGCCCACAAGGAGCCTGAGTTTAAG CCCGAGTACATTGCCCTGGAGTCGCTGAGCCAGGACTACGGCTTTGAACTGCTGGGCATGTGCCGGAACCAGAGCGAGGTCACTGCGGTGCTCGATGACCTGGGAGAGGACAGCAAGACTGAGCCCAAGGCCGAGGGTCCGGACCAGGCCTTTGAGGAAAGCATCCCCAACCTGGCGTGGCTGCGACTGGCCATCACCTACAACCAGAAGTGG TTTGTAGCACCCCCCATCTGCCAGCAGGTCCTGTCCTCCATCTGGCGTGGGAACCTGGCTGGCTGGCATGGGAGCACCACTATCTGGAAGCTCTTT GTctccttcctcatcttcctcaCCACGCCCTTCCTCTGCCTTGGCCACTGGCTGGCACCGAAGTCCCGG CTGGGCCGCCTGACGAAGATCCCCGTGCTGAAGTTCCTGCTGCACTCTGCCTCCTATCTGTGGTTCCGCATCTTCCTGCTGGGAGAGTCCCTGGTCATGGAGACGCAGCTGAGTACCTTCCGAGGCCGCAGCCAGAGTATCTGGGAGACTTCACTACACATGGTTTGGGTTGCAG GCTTCCTGTGGTTTGAGTGTAAGGAAGTGTGGATCGAGGGCCTGTGCAGTTACCTCTTGGACTGGTGGAACATCCTGGACATGGCCGTCTTGTCCCTGTACCTGGCGGCCTTTGCGCTCCTGGCCGGGCTGGCCCACAGGCACTGCCGGGATGCCCCGGACGGGGCTGCCTGCCGCTACTTCACCTCGGCTG AGCGGAGTGAGCGGCGCACGGAGGACCACCAGTTCCTGGCTGAGGTGCTCT GCTTCACCCGCCTGGCCTACATCCTGCCAGCCCACGAGTCGCTGGGCACCCTGCAGATTTCCGATGGCAGGATGCTCGACGACATGATCCG GTTCATGTTCATCCTCACGATTATCCTGACCGCCTTCCTCTGCGGCCTCAACAATGTCTACGTGCCTTAGCAGGAGACAGAGCGGCTGGGGAA TTTCAACGAGACCTTCCAGTTTCTGTGCTGGACCATGTTTGGCATGGAGGAGCACAGTGTGGTTGACATGCCCCAGTTTCTGTTACCAGAATTTGTGGGCCGGGCCCTCTATGGTATCTTTACCATCGTCATAG ACGTGCTGCTCAACATGCTCATTGCCATGATCACCAACTCCTTCCAGAAGATTGAGATGCGTGAACTGAGG GACGCTGCTGACATGGAGTGGAAGTTTGCTTGCTCCAAGCTCTACCTGTTCTACTTCCGAGAGGGCCTGACGCTG CCCCTGCCTTTCAACATCCTGCCCTCCCCCAAGGCTACCTTCTACCTTCTCAG GAGCATTTTCCTCTACATTTGCTGTTGCTGCTCCTGCTGCAAAACCAAGAAGCCAGACTCTCCCCCAGTCCCCACCTTT GCCAatcctggggcaggggcagggcctggggaggaagAGCGTGGATCCTACTGGCTTCATGTCATCAAGGCTCTGGTACAGCGCTACATAGAGACTGCGTGGCGGGAGTTTGAGGAGACCCGTCGGAAAG ACCTGGGCAACAGACTGACGGAGCTGACCAAGACAGTATCTCGACTGCAAAGTGAGGTAGCTGGTGTGCAGCGAACTCTGGTGGAGGGAAGGCTGCGCCGGCCACCGGACGGTGCCAGCATCCTCCATCGCTCCATCACCCGAGTGTGCAACAGCTTCCATAACTTGGGCCCTCCCATCCCTGAGACCCCAGAGCTGACAGTGCCAGGGATTGTGGGGACCCAGGTATCTTCAGAAACTGGGTTTCAGGACACAGGCAGGGCCAGGACTCCAGCATCTGGAGAgtctggcccctcctccccagctcacGTGCTAGGGCACAGGAAGCCAGAATCAAAGGGGGCTGGGGACGTGCCCCAGGAGGAAGACCTGGGGACCAAGGAGGGGTCCTGA
- the ART5 gene encoding ecto-ADP-ribosyltransferase 5 isoform X2 produces MLLPALRLRHLQAQNVSIQNLSLAPNTFDDAYVGCLEEMEEKAVHLLAEEMANHTRLRESWETAQKAWEQRCPGLSLPPGFKTQHGIAIMVYTNSSNPLYRELNQAVRTGGDSREFYMQHFPFKALHFYLTRALQLLRGSRDCSREPGQVVFRGVGTIRFEPKELGGSVRLGQFTSSSLDEAVARRFGNATFFSLRTCFGAPIQALSVFPKEREVLIPPHEVFLVTNFSQDGARNLVTLSSNNQMCSHFNCAYLGAKKRPSCESVPTGGQADSLSKGAFSLLSSKALPLASWGFQLLGAVL; encoded by the exons ATGCTCCTTCCCGCTCTCCGCCTCCGCCACCTCCAG GCCCAGAATGTTTCCATCCAGAACCTGAGCCTGGCTCCAAACACCTTTGATGATGCCTATGTGGGCTGcttggaggagatggaggagaaggCAGTCCATCTGCTAGCGGAGGAGATGGCTAACCATACCAGGCTGCGGGAGTCCTGGGAGACAGCCCAGAAGGCCTGGGAGCAAAGGTGTCCAGGGCTCAGCCTGCCTCCTGGCTTCAAAACCCAGCACGGAATCGCCATCATGGTCTACACCAACTCATCCAACCCTTTATACCGGGAGCTGAACCAGGCTGTGCGGACAGGCGGTGACTCCAGGGAGTTCTACATGCAGCACTTCCCCTTCAAGGCCCTGCATTTCTACCTGACCCGGGCCCTGCAGCTGCTGCGGGGCAGTAGGGACTGCAGCAGGGAACCTGGGCAGGTGGTGTTCCGAGGCGTGGGCACCATTCGATTTGAACCCAAGGAGCTGGGGGGCTCTGTCCGCTTAGGCCAGTTTACCTCCAGCTCCCTGGATGAGGCAGTGGCCCGCAGATTTGGTAATGCCACCTTCTTCTCTCTAAGGACTTGCTTTGGGGCCCCGATCCAAGCCCTGTCTGTCTTTCCCAAGGAGCGTGAGGTGCTGATCCCCCCGCATGAAGTCTTCTTAGTCACCAATTTCTCCCAGGATGGAGCCCGGAACCTGGTGACTCTCTCCAGCAATAATCAGATGTGCAGCCACTTTAACTGCGCCTATCTGGGTG CGAAGAAGAGGCCGAGCTGTGAGTCTGTGCCAA caGGAGGACAGGCTGACTCACTCTCCAAAGGGgccttctctctgctctcctcgAAGGCCCTGCCCTTGGCCTCTTGGGGGTTCCAGCTCTTAGGAGCTGTGCTCTGA
- the ART5 gene encoding ecto-ADP-ribosyltransferase 5 isoform X4: MMLVALLIALSCLGIHTLNGILIYAPWQAQNVSIQNLSLAPNTFDDAYVGCLEEMEEKAVHLLAEEMANHTRLRESWETAQKAWEQRCPGLSLPPGFKTQHGIAIMVYTNSSNPLYRELNQAVRTGGDSREFYMQHFPFKALHFYLTRALQLLRGSRDCSREPGQEREVLIPPHEVFLVTNFSQDGARNLVTLSSNNQMCSHFNCAYLGAKKRPSCESVPRGQADSLSKGAFSLLSSKALPLASWGFQLLGAVL; the protein is encoded by the exons ATGATGTTGGTGGCTCTGTTGATCGCCCTTAGCTGCCTTGGCATCCACACCCTCAACGGCATCCTCATTTACGCCCCCTGGCAG GCCCAGAATGTTTCCATCCAGAACCTGAGCCTGGCTCCAAACACCTTTGATGATGCCTATGTGGGCTGcttggaggagatggaggagaaggCAGTCCATCTGCTAGCGGAGGAGATGGCTAACCATACCAGGCTGCGGGAGTCCTGGGAGACAGCCCAGAAGGCCTGGGAGCAAAGGTGTCCAGGGCTCAGCCTGCCTCCTGGCTTCAAAACCCAGCACGGAATCGCCATCATGGTCTACACCAACTCATCCAACCCTTTATACCGGGAGCTGAACCAGGCTGTGCGGACAGGCGGTGACTCCAGGGAGTTCTACATGCAGCACTTCCCCTTCAAGGCCCTGCATTTCTACCTGACCCGGGCCCTGCAGCTGCTGCGGGGCAGTAGGGACTGCAGCAGGGAACCTGGGCAG GAGCGTGAGGTGCTGATCCCCCCGCATGAAGTCTTCTTAGTCACCAATTTCTCCCAGGATGGAGCCCGGAACCTGGTGACTCTCTCCAGCAATAATCAGATGTGCAGCCACTTTAACTGCGCCTATCTGGGTG CGAAGAAGAGGCCGAGCTGTGAGTCTGTGCCAA GAGGACAGGCTGACTCACTCTCCAAAGGGgccttctctctgctctcctcgAAGGCCCTGCCCTTGGCCTCTTGGGGGTTCCAGCTCTTAGGAGCTGTGCTCTGA